Proteins found in one Drosophila busckii strain San Diego stock center, stock number 13000-0081.31 chromosome 2R, ASM1175060v1, whole genome shotgun sequence genomic segment:
- the LOC108596378 gene encoding nuclear pore complex protein Nup75, with translation MINESPPAFELGDTLATRCGNTLTGVFVPGSSKIALSAYRPVKWNSRDAPSETVGSEDFVLVHMAKEASLFEEPLLRSLLAETTVTFTTLQTLAQSQKSSTKKITEYTKISSSYRSVIRCCLEKLELAKKLPEVQENDAKQKLFAEAIMTLYSVECLWHLFEILYMQQQHYQLVVPQLLEWTRFHYPQAEDEATDLLLMGEEASEFDNYWQTLKKLIMFGQLDVTRAILSQQPQASQPAFQAAEQLLKSMPVYQEGYALQKFTTQWEYWHSDLERKLTAHVFATEPELELMMQLVAGSNKHWDAELLDSHDWYEYLPGYLLYTKPSCKPFELRIAATNWQNRWSRQQPADWKMSQLSRMVLQLMKHEVKQFIYDTQKLSDSHWFSTHIIDLIHHTGLLTTYFEQQGVEIPELRQSLIYDYGSYLMTSHNLWQLGIDYLDHCQQEGLAAISLLLPHIPIKTERQAFKIIQLAKQRGFVEVEQDICKVLSKRAYNDERYGSALEWAIRAKDVLLVTAIADFILKNYSHTGNMLCKDVITSIGARMFVSPRLIFLLKYYEFYELYGQREFLAAADLLVNLLDSKITPDYFWPTLLIDALPLLESEDPKIFSKETVAILQHLEMELVPLIERNKRARKQPSNQTNETALKDYRVEHTEEILDLMRLACARNLARAMIIENTSNIS, from the exons atgattaatgAGAGCCCGCCTGCATTC GAACTCGGAGATACGTTGGCGACACGCTGCGGCAACACCTTGACTGGTGTATTTGTGCCAGGCAGCTCCAAAATAGCGCTAAGCGCTTACAGGCCCGTCAAATGGAACAGCCGCGATGCGCCAAGCGAGACAGTTGGATCTGAAGACTTTGTACTCGTACACATGGCCAAAGAAGCGTCACTATTTGAGGAGCCCCTATTGCGTAGCTTGTTGGCCGAAACAACAGTGACATTTACCACACTGCAGACGCTCGCGCAGAGTCAAAAGAGCAGTACCAAGAAAATAACAGAGTATACAAAAATCTCAAGCTCTTATCGCAGCGTTATACGTTGTTGTCTTGAGAAACTTGAGCTCGCCAAGAAATTACCCGAGGTGCAAGAGAAtgatgcaaagcaaaaactctTTGCCGAAGCTATAATGACGTTATACTCTGTCGAGTGCTTATGGCATTTGTTTGAGATACTTtatatgcaacagcagcactaTCAGCTGGTTGTGCCCCAGCTACTAGAATGGACACGATTTCATTATCCCCAAGCGGAAGATGAGGCGACCGACTTGCTGCTCATGGGCGAAGAAGCCAGCGAATTTGACAATTACTGGCAGACGCTAAAGAAGCTAATTATGTTTGGCCAGCTGGATGTTACACGTGCCATTCTTTCGCAGCAACCCCAGGCTAGCCAACCGGCCTTTCAGGCTGCTGAACAGTTGCTGAAGAGCATGCCCGTTTATCAAGAGGGCTACGCCTTGCAAAAGTTTACTACACAGTGGGAATATTGGCATTCGGATCTAGAGCGCAAACTAACTGCACATGTATTTGCCACTGAACCCGAACTGGAGCTTATGATGCAGTTAGTTGCAGGCAGCAATAAACATTGGGATGCGGAATTGCTCGACTCGCATGACTGGTATGAGTATCTGCCCGGCTATCTGCTATACACCAAGCCCAGTTGTAAGCCATTTGAGCTGCGCATAGCGGCCACTAATTGGCAAAATCGCTGGTCACGCCAGCAACCTGCAGACTGGAAAATGAGCCAATTGAGTCGCATGGTTCTACAGCTAATGAAGCATGAAGTTAAACAGTTTATCTACGATACACAAAAGCTAAGCGACAGCCATTGGTTCTCCACACATATTATTGATCTAATCCATCATACGGGACTGCTTACGACATATTTCGAGCAGCAGGGCGT agaAATACCTGAGCTGCGGCAGTCCTTAATCTATGACTATGGCAGCTATTTGATGACCTCGCATAATCTCTGGCAGCTGGGCATTGATTACCTAGATCATTGTCAACAGGAAGGTCTGGCAGCAATTAGTCTGCTGTTGCCACACATTCCCATAAAAACTGAAAGACAAGCATTTAAGATAATCCAATTAGCCAAACAGCGCGGTTTTGTGGAAGTGGAGCAAGATATTTGTAAGGTGCTGTCGAAACGCGCCTACAATGATGAACGCTATGGCAGTGCCTTGGAATGGGCAATTCGCGCCAAGGATGTGCTGTTAGTTACAGCCATTGCGGACTTTATACTAAAG AACTACTCACATACAGGCAATATGCTTTGCAAGGATGTTATAACGAGCATAGGCGCACGCATGTTTGTTTCGCCACGTTtgatatttcttttaaaatacTATGAGTTCTATGAGCTTTATGGCCAACGCGAGTTTCTGGCTGCCGCCGATCTGTTAGTTAATCTATTAGACTCGAAGATTACGCCAGATTA CTTCTGGCCGACGCTGTTAATAGATGCCTTGCCGCTGCTAGAGTCAGAGGATCCCAAAATATTTTCCAAGGAAACAGTTGCCATATTGCAGCATTTGGAAATGGAGCTAGTGCCTCTTATAGAGCGCAACAAACGAGCCCGCAAACAGCCTAGTAAT caaacgaACGAGACCGCATTAAAGGACTATCGTGTAGAGCATACTGAGGAGATTTTAGATCTAATGCGACTGGCCTGTGCAAGAAATCTAGCGCGCGCTATGATCATTGAGAATACTTCAAATATATCCTGA
- the LOC108594887 gene encoding uncharacterized protein LOC108594887 encodes MDLEDITEVLLLFERNLSKLQNNISGYKRKVDAMRQTLEQNWPHVGRSDRRILTLYDSLLGSVSEVNEYVMKLNLHIKLNQSTIDFEHTAEHENQDLCSVQTKRSEDDINNNVSYADSFHSSPRSTRSEAEQCKNEAVPLVSAKSSQTELNQELSTTQRIATTAESLYVQPQTVLETSMPQEKVHVISERSMPKRLTRLVPPSGGQQLSSNDIYEKLVKNTSCFVKDTFVEATVVFLNKSEDCIYVAKWGKENIQLNKLLAMQLHLKELQQFPNFGDIFAVYDAQEQIIPRVVINSYSKGGGYDAYLIDYGEHIHLNGMEVIYELTDELKKLPAQAIRCFVGNYNLNHLSQYAYQKVWLRVIENTANDLVVELLKEPPLLPAAETSADKMPTETCQLQQAAEAEHVQKLTPEQAALLDNIEPCTSDAVKAVLGFRPKDDERICRQYDPKINGCFKGARCKLLHVPLADHDATKDIEPVNALPDTIYEAPIASEVGSTVRLLVTHIHTPTHLYAQLVDENIKTPLVWSSKDVPEPERKFKRPPIELEIVLALYNDGCYYRAQVMEKFKDKFKTVYKIFYIDYGNTEYVSIESLAPCTDAISLKPQRALSCFISGIKYITSSNPFMNANCVEFLKSKLLNVEVDVLLCSHTADGYIIELRKRFSQVPQQLIEHGFVEAITEPDEDNRSNITC; translated from the exons ATGGATCTTGAGGACATTACCGAAGTGCTGTTGCTATTTGAGCGCAATTTGAGTAAACTTCAAAACAACATTAGTGGTTACAAACGTAAAGTAGACGCTATGCGTCAAACACTCGAGCAAAATTGGCCGCATGTAGGACGCTCAGATAGAAGAATTTTGACACTTTACGACAGCCTGCTGGGCAGCGTCAGTGAAGTTAACGAGTAtgtaatgaaattaaacttaCACATTAAGTTAAACCAATCGACCATCGATTTTGAGCACACAGCTGAACATGAAAATCAGGATTTATGCAGTGTTCAAACAAAGCGCTCCGAAGatgatattaataataatgtgaGCTACGCAGATAGCTTTCACTCCTCTCCGAGGAGTACGAGATCAGAAGCAGAGCAATGTAAAAATGAAGCTGTGCCGTTAGTTTCGGCCAAATCAAGCCAAACTGAGTTAAACCAAGAGCTGTCGACAACGCAGCGAATAGCCACAACAGCTGAGTCCCTGTATGTGCAACCACAAACAGTATTGGAGACATCTATGCCGCAAGAGAAAGTGCATGTCATATCCGAGAGGAGCATGCCAAAGCGTCTAACGCGTTTGGTGCCACCTAGTGGTGGTCAACAACTGTCAAGCAATGATATATATGAAAAGTTAGTGAAAAACACATCATGTTTTGTTAAAGACACTTTTGTTGAGGCTACAGTGGTGTTTCTCAATAAATCAGAAGATTGCATTTATGTAGCCAAGTGGGGTAAAGAAAACATACAGCTGAACAAGTTGCTGGCCATGCAGCTGCATCTAAaagagctgcagcagtttCCCAACTTTGGTGATATTTTTGCCGTCTATGATGCACAAGAGCAGATTATACCACGAGTCGTAATCAATTCCTACTCAAAAGGCGGCGGATATGATGCCTATTTAATTGACTATGGCGAGCATATACACTTGAATGGCATGGAGGTTATTTATGAGCTAACTGACGAATTGAAGAAACTGCCAGCGCAGGCTATTAGATGCTTTGTAGGTAACTACAACTTAAATCATTTGAGTCAATACGCTTATCAGAAGGTATGGCTGCGTGTGATTGAAAATACAGCCAACGACTTGGTGGTGGAGCTTCTAAAGGAACCACCGCTACTGCCAGCAGCGGAAACGTCAGCAGACAAAATGCCAACAGAGACATGCCAattgcagcaggcagcagaaGCTGAGCACGTTCAAAAATTAACCCCGGAGCAAGCTGCATTGCTGGACAACATTGAACCCTGCACTAGCGATGCTGTCAAGGCCGTACTTGGATTTAGGCCTAAGGATGATGAACGCATTTGTCGTCAATATGATCCTAAGATCAATGGTTGTTTCAAGG GTGCTAGGTGCAAGCTGCTTCATGTGCCCCTTGCTGACCATGACGCTACTAAAGACATAGAGCCTGTCAATGCATTGCCGGATACCATTTATGAAGCGCCAATTGCCAGTGAAGTGGGCAGCACAGTTCGCCTGCTGGTTACACACATTCATACTCCAACGCATTTGTATGCACAGCTTGTGGATGAGAATATAAAGACACCGCTTGTGTGGAGCAGCAAAGATGTGCCCGAGCCGGAGCGTAAATTTAAACGGCCGCCTATAGAGCTGGAAATTGTTTTGGCACTGTACAACGATGGCTGCTACTATCGCGCGCAGGTTATGGAAAAGTTCAAGGATAAGTTTAAGactgtttataaaattttttatattgactATGGCAATACCGAGTATGTGTCTATAGAATCGCTAGCGCCGTGCACTGATGCCATCAGTCTGAAGCCGCAGCGTGCTCTGAGCTGTTTCATTTCtggtattaaatatattacttcCTCAAATCCATTTATGAACGCCAACTGCGTGGAGTTTCTTAAGTCAAAGCTGCTCAATGTTGAGGTAGATGTGTTGCTGTGTAGTCACACGGCCGATGGTTATATCATAGAACTTCGAAAGCGTTTTTCCCAAGTGCCTCAGCAGTTGATTGAGCATGGCTTTGTCGAGGCCATTACTGAACCGGATGAGGACAACCGAAGCAACATTAcgtgctaa